One window of the Clostridium sp. MB40-C1 genome contains the following:
- a CDS encoding tail fiber protein — MEKLKGYIKKDNLDKQLISDTITKINTAQDRANSAYSLANSKQDKLSISSSTTSTSTTDVANSYAVKQAMDKANEAFQSASDGKNQIASAISSKGGSASSSDSFYTLASAIKNIKSGSEETSGKTERTGNAFIISNIGFRPSTIIFRFHSYPSNTNGVIVNGIYSSVISQLIISVSDKTDRVNLITSFFSLNKNYNGFTLKENGSPTYIGPTWSSALEWIAFE, encoded by the coding sequence TTGGAAAAATTAAAAGGATATATTAAAAAAGATAACTTAGATAAACAATTGATTTCTGATACCATAACTAAAATAAATACAGCACAAGACAGAGCAAATAGTGCTTATAGTCTTGCAAATTCTAAACAAGATAAACTTAGTATAAGTAGTTCTACAACATCTACAAGCACAACAGATGTTGCTAATAGTTATGCTGTAAAGCAAGCAATGGACAAGGCAAATGAGGCTTTTCAATCAGCCAGTGATGGGAAAAATCAGATAGCTTCAGCAATAAGCAGTAAAGGTGGTTCAGCATCTTCTTCTGATTCTTTCTATACACTGGCGAGCGCAATAAAAAATATAAAAAGTGGAAGTGAAGAGACTAGCGGAAAAACAGAAAGAACTGGTAATGCTTTTATAATATCAAATATTGGTTTTAGACCTTCAACAATCATCTTTAGGTTTCATAGTTATCCTAGTAATACAAACGGTGTAATTGTTAATGGCATCTATTCATCGGTAATAAGTCAATTAATAATCTCAGTATCAGATAAAACTGATCGAGTTAATTTAATTACAAGCTTTTTTTCTTTAAATAAAAATTATAACGGTTTTACATTAAAAGAAAATGGTTCGCCTACCTATATCGGCCCAACATGGTCTAGTGCCTTGGAATGGATAGCATTTGAATAA